In Candidatus Zixiibacteriota bacterium, the following are encoded in one genomic region:
- a CDS encoding FKBP-type peptidyl-prolyl cis-trans isomerase, with the protein MVSKILIACVGLSLAALTLNAATDDTTKTPEKPAEEQMGKKADSVKADTSSVDSSSAVEKRSKGMKAEKKKQGAPKMVTNPSGVSYMDMKVGDGKACGTGDKVVAHYTLWPDIEGKKGKLIQSSKEGAPYPCQIGYLLISGWSEGMQGMKPGGIREVHIPSKHAYGPAGMGEAIPPNTNLIFEIELVRYQ; encoded by the coding sequence ATGGTGAGTAAAATTTTGATTGCCTGTGTCGGCCTGAGTTTGGCGGCCTTGACACTCAATGCGGCAACCGATGACACGACCAAGACTCCGGAGAAACCGGCTGAAGAACAGATGGGAAAGAAGGCTGACAGCGTCAAAGCCGACACATCGTCGGTTGATAGCTCGAGCGCGGTAGAAAAGAGGAGTAAAGGCATGAAAGCTGAGAAGAAAAAGCAAGGGGCTCCTAAAATGGTTACTAATCCGAGCGGCGTGTCGTATATGGATATGAAAGTCGGCGACGGCAAAGCCTGCGGAACCGGCGATAAAGTTGTTGCTCACTATACTCTGTGGCCGGATATCGAAGGCAAAAAAGGAAAACTCATCCAAAGTTCAAAAGAGGGAGCTCCTTATCCCTGTCAAATTGGCTATCTGCTGATTTCGGGATGGAGCGAAGGAATGCAGGGGATGAAGCCGGGCGGCATCCGCGAAGTTCATATTCCTTCAAAGCATGCCTACGGCCCGGCGGGTATGGGCGAGGCGATCCCACCGAACACCAATCTTATTTTTGAAATTGAACTTGTGAGATACCAATAA
- a CDS encoding class I SAM-dependent methyltransferase produces the protein MRDDKLIEYYRSRAGEYEQIYYRDDAERRSEIDDEASRVTELARRNHVLELACGTGYWTERMSHSAKSITAVDAASEMIDEAKKKSYGVSVQFIDTDMFTFLFPVKHFDLVAVGFWFSHHPKESYEKFFDLVSRPLAPNGKIWIIDNNPPAEGANQSSVGVDEHGNNYKERVLENSEKHRILKNYFSETQLRTIFSDRFEIDCLTYKKYYWSVVLSLR, from the coding sequence ATGCGCGACGATAAACTCATTGAATACTACCGCTCCCGTGCCGGAGAATATGAGCAGATCTATTACCGGGATGACGCCGAACGCCGCAGCGAAATCGACGACGAAGCCTCACGCGTTACAGAATTGGCGCGCCGCAATCATGTACTTGAGCTTGCCTGCGGTACAGGCTATTGGACAGAACGAATGTCTCACAGCGCCAAATCAATTACGGCAGTAGATGCCGCCTCGGAGATGATCGATGAGGCTAAAAAGAAATCATACGGTGTGTCGGTGCAGTTCATTGATACTGATATGTTTACGTTTTTGTTTCCCGTGAAACATTTCGATCTGGTTGCTGTTGGCTTTTGGTTTTCACACCACCCGAAAGAAAGTTATGAGAAATTTTTCGATCTAGTCAGCCGTCCACTCGCCCCAAATGGCAAAATTTGGATTATAGACAATAATCCTCCCGCCGAAGGAGCCAATCAGAGTTCTGTCGGGGTCGATGAACACGGGAATAACTATAAAGAGCGAGTTTTGGAAAACAGCGAGAAGCACCGCATTCTCAAAAACTATTTCTCGGAAACGCAATTGCGGACAATTTTCTCAGATCGCTTTGAAATTGACTGCCTAACCTATAAAAAATACTACTGGTCGGTGGTGCTGAGTCTTCGATAG
- a CDS encoding adenylosuccinate synthase has translation MGKNRIIVGCQWGDEGKGKIVDLLAADADIIARYQGGANAGHTILVGGTKYILRLIPSGIIHPGKICFIGNGVVLDPFAFKEELDVLAQKGINYQGRLFVSPAANMVLPYHKLIDAVEEESRGTGSIGTTMRGIGPAYVDKVARHGIRVVDLFAPERLRKRLDYQRIIKARYFDGSTDPRADINRTFEELQGLTEWLRPMVVDVSLALNKAAKEGKTILFEGAQGSMLDVDLGTYPFATSSNTTSGGALTGLGVGPGMIDEVTGVVKAYTTRVGAGPFPTELVDATGEQLRLQGDEYGSVTGRPRRCGWLDLVALRHAVRINGVDSIAITKLDVLDNFAELNICTQYQLNGETMSEVPLDLAELAHVKPVYKTMPGWESDTTGLTSFDSLPLKAQKYLRYIADDLGVTICVISTGAKREETIMV, from the coding sequence ATGGGTAAAAACAGGATAATTGTCGGCTGTCAATGGGGGGATGAAGGCAAAGGGAAGATTGTTGATCTGCTCGCCGCCGATGCCGATATCATCGCCCGCTACCAAGGCGGCGCCAACGCCGGACATACCATTTTAGTCGGCGGCACAAAATATATTCTCCGGCTCATTCCATCAGGAATAATTCATCCCGGGAAAATTTGCTTCATCGGCAATGGTGTCGTGCTCGATCCCTTTGCTTTCAAGGAAGAACTTGATGTTCTCGCCCAAAAAGGAATCAACTACCAAGGCCGTCTTTTCGTTTCCCCCGCGGCCAATATGGTGTTGCCGTACCATAAACTCATAGATGCGGTCGAAGAAGAATCTCGCGGCACTGGTTCAATCGGCACGACTATGCGCGGTATCGGGCCGGCGTATGTAGACAAAGTCGCGCGGCATGGAATACGAGTGGTCGATCTCTTCGCCCCTGAGCGGCTTCGCAAACGGCTCGATTACCAGAGAATAATCAAAGCGCGTTATTTCGATGGATCAACCGATCCGCGCGCTGATATCAATAGAACCTTCGAAGAACTTCAAGGACTCACTGAATGGTTGCGTCCGATGGTTGTCGATGTCTCGCTTGCCCTAAATAAAGCGGCCAAAGAGGGAAAGACTATTTTATTTGAAGGCGCACAGGGCTCAATGCTCGATGTCGATCTGGGCACATATCCCTTTGCAACATCGTCAAACACAACCTCAGGCGGAGCCCTGACCGGACTTGGGGTCGGGCCGGGCATGATCGATGAGGTAACCGGCGTTGTGAAGGCATACACGACACGTGTTGGCGCCGGGCCGTTCCCGACTGAACTTGTCGATGCAACCGGAGAACAGCTCCGTTTGCAAGGGGACGAATATGGTTCGGTCACTGGCCGTCCGCGGCGTTGCGGCTGGCTTGATTTGGTCGCGCTCAGACACGCCGTGCGTATCAACGGAGTCGATTCCATCGCTATCACAAAACTCGATGTGCTCGATAATTTTGCTGAATTGAATATCTGCACCCAGTACCAACTCAATGGCGAAACTATGAGCGAGGTCCCGCTCGATTTAGCTGAACTTGCCCATGTAAAACCTGTCTACAAAACGATGCCCGGCTGGGAAAGTGACACAACCGGATTGACTTCGTTTGATAGTCTGCCTCTCAAAGCGCAGAAATACCTCCGCTACATAGCCGATGACCTCGGGGTGACCATCTGCGTTATCTCGACTGGTGCCAAGCGCGAAGAAACAATCATGGTATGA
- a CDS encoding metalloregulator ArsR/SmtB family transcription factor codes for MISKETDKQTDDQLTPALRAMADATRLKILLMLEGRGRTVGEIVDFFEQSQPTISRHLQTLTAAGLVRRQRKGQNVMYELNPENLRDVCVSLANCFPCCCVSVSRPIEIQGIKKSQETAVPSLTDAKGRPTAKRHSGTKPKS; via the coding sequence ATGATAAGCAAAGAGACAGACAAACAAACAGACGATCAACTGACGCCTGCGCTTAGGGCAATGGCCGATGCAACAAGGCTCAAGATTCTGCTCATGCTCGAAGGGCGTGGCCGGACAGTCGGCGAGATCGTCGATTTTTTTGAGCAGTCCCAGCCAACAATTAGCCGGCATTTGCAAACCCTCACCGCCGCGGGGCTTGTACGACGCCAGCGCAAAGGCCAGAATGTAATGTATGAATTGAATCCCGAGAATCTTCGCGATGTATGTGTCTCACTGGCCAACTGTTTTCCGTGCTGTTGTGTCTCGGTGAGCAGGCCAATTGAAATTCAAGGAATAAAAAAATCTCAGGAGACGGCAGTGCCGTCGCTCACGGACGCCAAAGGGCGACCGACAGCCAAACGGCACTCAGGTACGAAACCTAAATCATAG
- the yihA gene encoding ribosome biogenesis GTP-binding protein YihA/YsxC: protein MISGSLPYNYTLMIRKPSSPTSKKLTVDFVGSFFKQSQLPNDRRPQIAVAGRSNVGKSSLLNKVFGQKNIAKVSSTPGKTRSLNFFLVNNKYHLVDLPGYGYAKVAKETKAGWGKLIEDYLTQEKKLIGLLLLLDCRRNPTPEDVQLLDWLRTRELPVLTVVTKSDKIGRDALKRKVAQIESDLGVGAISFSIVTGEGQNELAAAIRDLLHDHSHKQKAPAHG from the coding sequence ATGATTAGCGGGTCGCTCCCTTATAACTACACGCTCATGATCCGCAAGCCAAGCAGTCCTACATCAAAAAAGCTGACTGTCGATTTTGTCGGTTCGTTTTTTAAGCAGAGCCAGCTTCCCAATGACCGTCGCCCCCAGATCGCCGTTGCTGGCCGCTCTAATGTTGGCAAATCATCGCTTCTCAATAAAGTGTTCGGCCAAAAAAATATCGCCAAAGTTTCATCGACTCCCGGCAAAACTCGATCGCTCAATTTTTTTCTCGTGAACAATAAATACCACCTGGTCGACCTGCCCGGCTACGGCTACGCCAAAGTTGCCAAAGAAACAAAGGCTGGCTGGGGGAAACTTATCGAAGATTATCTCACTCAAGAAAAGAAGCTCATCGGTCTATTACTGCTCTTGGATTGCCGGCGCAATCCCACACCCGAAGACGTCCAACTTCTCGATTGGCTCAGAACCCGCGAATTGCCGGTCTTGACAGTTGTCACAAAATCAGATAAGATTGGACGTGATGCGCTCAAACGGAAAGTGGCGCAGATCGAGTCGGATTTGGGTGTGGGAGCGATATCCTTTTCCATTGTTACTGGCGAAGGACAAAATGAACTTGCCGCGGCAATCCGCGACCTTTTACACGACCACAGTCACAAACAGAAAGCGCCAGCACATGGGTAA